A genomic region of Ovis aries strain OAR_USU_Benz2616 breed Rambouillet chromosome 20, ARS-UI_Ramb_v3.0, whole genome shotgun sequence contains the following coding sequences:
- the DAXX gene encoding death domain-associated protein 6 — MATANSIIVLDDDDEDEAAAQPGPSHPPPNPASPRAEAPGSSQPHGAGGSSSSGGKKCYKLENEKLFEEFLALCKTQTADHPEVVPFLYNRQQRAHPLFLASAEFCNILSRVLSRAQNRPAKLYVYINELCTVLKAHSAKKKLNLAPAATTSSEPSGNNPPTDPSSDPNAETTGSEAPRTRGSRRQIQRLEQLLALYVAEIRRLQEKELDLSELDDPDSTYLQEARLKRKLIRLFGRLCELKDCSSLTGRVIEQRIPYRGTRYPEVNRRIERLINKPGPDTFPDYGDVLRAVEKAAARHSLGLPRQQLQLMAQDAFRDVGIRLQERRHLDLIYNFGCHLTDDYRPGIDPALSDPVLARRLRENRSLAMSRLDEVISKYAMMQDRNEESERQKRRARLPQATSSHSEDPPKSSLDSGEGPSGVASQECPTTSKAEIDDEEDEESEEEEEEEEEEDEEDEEEDEEDEEDEEEEDEATDSEEEEDLEQMKEGQGDDEEEEEEAEKDGDKSPMSPLPVSTEKNLEPHKGNSGSPEEQQNKRATESPSSPAEEPPAPSSVVAESRQEHLEELPLEEESPMSQLFELEIEALPLDTTPSPEERDVSSSKKAEDLLTTVLENGAAMVTSTSFNGGVSPHTWGDSSPPRKKSRKEKQTEAGPLGTSHVEMQGAVQKNGQKTRTLASPPSPLASMAPVADSSTRVDSPSHGLVTSSLCSPLPTRLSHTPQSQPSRPGTCKMSVATQCDPEEIIVLSDSD, encoded by the exons ATGGCTACCGCTAACAGCATCATCGTGctggatgatgatgatgaagatgaagcaGCTGCTCAGCCAGggccctcccacccaccccctaaTCCGGCCTCACCCAGGGCAGAAGCCCCTGGCTCCTCTCAGCCCcatggggctggaggaagcagtaGTTCGGGCGGCAAGAAATGCTACAAGTTGGAGAATGAGAAGCTGTTTGAAGAG TTCCTTGCACTGTGTAAGACGCAGACGGCGGACCACCCTGAGGTGGTCCCGTTCCTCTATAACCGGCAGCAGCGGGCCCACCCTCTGTTTTTGGCCTCGGCGGAGTTCTGCAACATCCTGTCTCGGGTCCTCTCTCGGGCCCAGAACCGGCCAGCTAAGCTCTATGTCTACATTAACGAGCTCTGCACGGTTCTCAAGGCCCACTCAGCCAAGAAGAAGCTGAACCTGGCCCCTGCTGCCACCACCTCTAGTGAACCCTCTGGGAATAACCCTCCCACAGACCCCTCCTCGGACCCAAATGCTGAGACCACTGGCTCTGAGGCCCCAAGGACCCGTGGTTCCCGGCGGCAGATCCAGCGCTTGGAGCAGCTGCTGGCACTGTATGTGGCAGAGATCCGGCGGCTGCAAGAAAAGGAGTTGGATCTCTCAGAATTGGATGACCCAGACTCCACTTACCTGCAGGAAGCAAGGTTGAAGCGTAAGCTGATCCGTCTCTTTGGGCGGCTGTGTGAGCTGAAAGACTGCTCTTCACTGACAGGCCGGGTCATAGAGCAGCGCATCCCCTACCGTGGTACCCGTTACCCAGAGGTCAACAGGCGCATTGAGCGGCTCATCAACAAGCCAGGGCCTGATACCTTCCCTGACTATGGAGATGTACTGCGGGCCGTAGAGAAAGCAGCTGCTCGGCACAGCCTTGGCCTCCCCCGACAGCAGCTCCAGCTCATGGCTCAGGATGCCTTCCGCGATGTGGGCATCAGGTTACAGGAGCGTCGCCACCTGGATCTCATCTACAACTTCGGCTGTCACCTCACAGATGACTATAGGCCAG GCATTGATCCCGCACTCTCAGATCCTGTCCTGGCCCGGCGCCTGCGGGAGAACCGAAGCTTGGCTATGAGCCGGCTGGATGAGGTCATCTCCAAGTACGCGATGATGCAAGACAGGAATGAGGAGAGCGAGAGACAGAAGAGAAGAGCCCGGCTCCCCCAAGCCACCTCTTCGCACTCTGAAGATCCCCCCAAATCCTCGCTGGATTCTGGTGAG GGCCCTAGTGGAGTGGCATCCCAGGAGTGTCCTACCACTTCCAAGGCTGAGATCGACGATGAAGAAGAtgaggagagtgaagaggaggaggaggaggaggaggaggaggacgaggaagacgaggaggaagatgaggaagacgaggaggacgaggaggaagAAGATGAGGCCACGGATTCCGAAGAAGAGGAGGATCTGGAACAGATGAAGGAAGGTCAGGGGGacgatgaagaggaggaggaggaagcag agaagGATGGAGATAAGAGCCCCATGTCCCCACTACCGGTCTCCACTGAAAAGAACCTGGAACCTCATAAAGGGAACAGTGGGTCTCCAGAGGAGCAGCAAAACAAAAGAGCCACAGAGTCACCATCTTCACCGGCAGAAGAGCCCCCGGCCCCCTCCAGTGTAGTTGCTGAAAGCAGGCAAGAGCACCTCGAGGAGTTGCCGCTGGAGGAAGAGAGCCCTATGTCTCAGCTCTTCGAGCTAGAGATTGAAGCCTTGCCCCTGGATACGACCCCTTCCCCCGAGGAGCGGGACGTTTCCTCTTCCAAGAAAGCAGAGGACCTCCTTACCACTGTGCTGGAGAACGGGGCTGCGATGGTAACCTCCACTTCCTTCAATGGGGGCGTCTCTCCTCACACCTGGGGGGATTCCAGTCCCCCCCGCAAGAAGTCTCGGAAGGAGAAGCAAACAGAAGCCGGGCCGTTAGGAACGAG CCATGTGGAAATGCAAGGGGCAGTGCAGAAGAACGGGCAGAAGACACGTACCCTGGCCAGCCCGCCTTCCCCTTTGGCTTCTATGGCTCCAGTTGCTGATTCCTCCACAAGGGTGGACTCTCCTAGCCATGGCTTGGTGACCAGCTCCCTCTGTAGCCCACTTCCAACCCGGTTGTCCCACACTCCCCAGTCACAACCCTCCAGGCCTGGTACATGCAAG ATGAGTGTGGCCACACAGTGTGATCCCGAGGAGATCATCGTGCTCTCAGACTCTGATTAA
- the ZBTB22 gene encoding zinc finger and BTB domain-containing protein 22 isoform X2 yields MPEPTCPPNPRKVYKTPVRDPPGRPPPSLVPVAGGGTPSLHTMEPSPLSPSGAALPLPLSLAPPPLPLPAAAVVHVSFPEVTSALLESLNQQRLQGQLCDVSIRVQGREFRAHRAVLAASSPYFHDQVLLKGMTSISLPSVMDPGAFETVLASAYTGRLSMAAADIVNFLTVGSVLQMWHIVDKCTELLREGRASATTTTVTTAAATSVTVPGAGVPSGSGGTVAPATVSSVRSHASSRASENQSPSSSNYFSPRESTDFSSSSQEAFAASAVGSGERRTGGPVFPAPVVGSGGATSGKLLLEADELCDDGGDGRGAVVPGAGLRRPTYAPPSIVPQKHWVYVKRGGNCPASAPLAPQDPDLEEDEEEEDLVLTCEDDEDEELGGGSRVSAGGGPEATLSISDVRTLSEPPDKGEEQVNFCESSNDFGPYEGGGPGAGLDDSGGPTPSSYAPAHPPRPLLPLDMQGNQILVFPSSSSSSSSQPPGSQAEHGAVTLGGTPAGALGGPGGTGGTPGGTGSGDGNKIFLCHCGKAFSHKSMRDRHVNMHLNLRPFDCPVCNKKFKMKHHLTEHMKTHTGLKPYECSVCAKKFMWRDSFMRHRGHCERRHHLGGGGGAGPGPGGGPSGAALQPKRESPGGGGGGGSGDETSGATPPSSRCVWSPLSVHK; encoded by the exons ATGCCAGAACCGACCTGTCCCCCCAACCCAAGAAAAGTGTACAAAACCCCAGTAAG agACCCCCCCGGccgccctcctccttcccttgttCCTGTGGCTGGGGGGGGTACCCCTTCCCTCCACACCATGgagccatctcctctgtctcccagcGGGGCAGCACTCCCCCTGCCTCTATCACTGGCCCCGCCACCACTGCCCCTGCCTGCAGCGGCGGTGGTACATGTGTCCTTCCCAGAGGTGACCAGTGCCCTCCTGGAGTCTCTCAATCAGCAGCGGCTGCAGGGCCAGCTCTGTGACGTGTCCATCCGGGTGCAGGGACGGGAGTTCCGGGCTCATCGTGCTGTCCTGGCTGCCTCTTCCCCTTACTTCCACGACCAGGTCCTACTCAAGGGCATGACTTCCATCTCGCTGCCCAGCGTCATGGACCCAGGAGCCTTTGAGACTGTCTTGGCTTCAGCTTACACTGGCCGCCTCAGCATGGCCGCTGCTGACATTGTTAACTTCCTCACAGTGGGGTCCGTGCTCCAAATGTGGCACATCGTGGATAAGTGCACTGAACTCCTCCGAGAGGGCCGGGCctcagccaccaccaccaccgtcacAACTGCTGCAGCCACGTCGGTCACTGTCCCCGGTGCTGGGGTGCCTTCCGGGAGTGGGGGCACGGTGGCCCCTGCCACTGTGAGCTCCGTGCGCTCCCATGCCTCGAGCCGGGCCAGTGAGAATCAATCCCCCAGCAGCAGCAACTACTTCAGCCCCCGGGAGTCCACTGATTTCTCATCTTCCTCCCAGGAGGCCTTTGCAGCTTCTGCAGTGGGCAGTGGGGAGCGCCGCACAGGCGGCCCTGTCTTCCCTGCCCCTGTGGTTGGCAGTGGGGGTGCTACCTCTGGCAAGCTGCTGCTGGAGGCAGATGAGCTGTGTGATGAcggtggggatgggaggggtgCGGTGGTCCCTGGGGCTGGGCTCCGCCGGCCCACCTATGCACCCCCCAGCATTGTGCCACAGAAACACTGGGTATATGTGAAGCGGGGTGGAAACTGCCCAGCATCGGCACCCCTGGCTCCACAAGACCCAGACCTGgaagaggatgaggaggaggaagacttGGTGTTGACCTGTGAGGATGACGAAGATGAAGAGCTGGGGGGTGGCTCCAGGGTTTCAGCAGGGGGAGGACCGGAGGCTACCCTTAGCATAAGTGATGTCCGGACCCTGTCTGAGCCTCCGGACAAGGGAGAGGAGCAGGTCAATTTCTGTGAGTCCTCCAATGACTTTGGTCCCTATGAAGGTGGGGGTCCTGGGGCAGGGCTTGATGATTCAGGGGGACCAACCCCTTCATCCTATGCTCCAGCACACCCTCCAAGGCCCCTGCTCCCACTGGACATGCAGGGCAACCAGATCCTAGTCTTCCCATcctcttcatcctcctcctcctcacagcCGCCAGGGAGCCAAGCTGAACACGGGGCGGTGACCCTGGGGGGCACACCAGCAGGGGCCCTGGGCGGGCCAGGTGGTACCGGCGGGACCCCTGGAGGGACAGGCAGTGGGGATGGAAATAAGATCTTTTTGTGCCACTGCGGAAAAGCCTTCTCCCACAAGAGCATGCGAGATCGCCATGTGAACATGCACCTCAACCTGCGGCCCTTTGACTGCCCCGTGTGCAACAAAAAGTTCAAGATGAAGCACCACCTGACGGAGCACATGAAGACGCACACGGGTCTCAAGCCCTACGAGTGCAGTGTCTGCGCCAAGAAGTTCATGTGGCGAGACAGCTTCATGCGCCACCGGGGACACTGTGAGCGCCGGCACCACTtaggcggcgggggcggggctggacCGGGCCCCGGGGGCGGGCCCAGCGGAGCggccttgcagcccaagagagagtcccccggcggcggcggcggcgggggcagcGGCGATGAGACGAGTGGGGCCACGCCCCCGTCCAGCCGATGCGTCTGGTCCCCGCTCAGTGTCCACAAG tga
- the TAPBP gene encoding tapasin precursor produces MKRVSLLLAVALGLATAVSARPAVIECWFVEDAGGGKLAKKPAALLLRQGAESPPPRPDLAPERYLKVHDPAGTLQAAFRQYPRDAPAPRCEMSLYVPLPASAKWLSGLTPEQSCPRALDGTWLMVSMSSPFLSLSSLLRPQSEPQPEPALITMATAVLTVFTHTPTPRIRIGQDALLDLSFAYMPLTPKAATSLAPGPPPFGLEWRRQHLGKGHLLLAVTPGLNGQVPAAREGAVAFAAWDDDEPWGPWTGNGTFWLPAVKPSQEGTYLATVHLPYLQGQITLELAVQKPPKVALTPAPLVWAAPGEAPPELLCLVSHFYPSQGLEVEWELRGGPEGRFQKAEGQRWLSALRHHSDGSVSLSAHLQPPPVTSEQHGARYACRVHHPSLPALGRSAEVTLQVAGLSGPSLEDGIGLFLSAFLLLGLLKALSWAAAYLATQNPTEKKLE; encoded by the exons ATGAAGCGCGTGTCCCTGCTCCTCGCTGTGGCTTTGG GCTTGGCGACCGCTGTCTCGGCCAGACCCGCGGTGATTGAGTGCTGGTTCGTGGAGGATGCGGGCGGGGGCAAGTTGGCCAAGAAACCCGCTGCCCTGCTGCTGCGCCAGGGCGCGGAGAGCCCACCTCCTCGACCGGACCTCGCCCCGGAGCGCTACCTCAAAGTTCACG ACCCCGCGGGCACCCTTCAGGCCGCCTTCAGACAGTATCCCCGGGACGCCCCCGCTCCACGCTGCGAAATGAGCCTCTACGTCCCGCTCCCAGCCTCGGCCAAATGGCTCAGCGGCTTGACCCCGGAGCAGAGCTGCCCGCGGGCCCTGGACGGGACTTGGCTCATGGTCAGCATGTCTAGCCCGTTCCTCAGCCTCTCCAGCCTCCTTCGACCACAGTCGGAGCCTCAGCCTGAGCCTGCTCTCATCACCATGGCAACAG CTGTCCTAACTGTCTTCACTCACACCCCCACCCCTCGCATCCGAATAGGACAAGATGCCTTGCTGGACTTGAGCTTTGCCTACATGCCCCTCACCCCCAAGGCTGCTACTTCTCTGGCCCCAGGTCCCCCTCCCTTTGGGCTGGAGTGGCGACGCCAGCACCTGGGAAAGGGGCACCTGCTGCTTGCTGTGACTCCTGGACTGAATGGGCAGGTGCCAGCTGCCCGAGAGGGGGCAGTGGCATTTGCTGCTTGGGATGACGATGAGCCCTGGGGGCCATGGACTGGAAATGGGACCTTCTGGCTGCCTGCAGTTAAGCCCTCCCAGGAGGGTACCTATCTGGCTACTGTTCACCTGCCATACCTGCAAGGGCAGATCACCCTGGAGCTTGCTGTACAGA aaCCCCCAAAGGTGGCCCTGACACCAGCGCCTCTTGTATGGGCTGCTCCTGGGGAGGCGCCCCCAGAGCTGCTCTGCCTTGTGTCCCACTTCTACCCCTCCCAGGGCCTGGAGGTGGAGTGGGAGCTTCGGGGTGGCCCAGAGGGTCGCTTTcagaaggctgagggccagagGTGGCTCTCGGCCCTGAGACATCACTCAGATGGCTCTGTAAGCCTCTCTGCACACCTGCAGCCGCCCCCGGTCACCAGTGAGCAGCATGGGGCCCGCTATGCCTGCCGGGTCCACCACCCCAGCCTGCCCGCCCTGGGGCGCAGCGCTGAGGTCACTCTGCAGGTGGCTG GTCTCTCTGGGCCCTCTCTGGAGGACGGCATCGGCCTGTTCCTGtctgcctttctcctccttgggctCCTCAAGGCACTGAGCTGGGCCG CTGCCTACCTGGCCACGCAGAATCCAACGGAAAAG aAACTAGAGTGA
- the SMIM40 gene encoding small integral membrane protein 40, producing the protein MAEEEGDVDAEDVFLAFARHPTPPRGPLRRAMDKAFFIFLVLIVTLLMLEAVCKLLWLLPWAKFEDWLLRTPEKEEELEL; encoded by the coding sequence ATGGCCGAGGAGGAGGGCGATGTGGACGCGGAGGATGTGTTCCTGGCATTTGCCCGACATCCCACTCCTCCCAGGGGTCCCCTGCGGCGGGCCATGGACAAAGCCTTCTTTATCTTCCTGGTCCTCATCGTGACACTACTGATGCTGGAGGCTGTTTGTAAGCTGCTATGGCTGCTTCCTTGGGCGAAGTTTGAGGACTGGCTCCTGAGAACGcctgagaaggaggaggagctggaatTGTGA
- the ZBTB22 gene encoding zinc finger and BTB domain-containing protein 22 isoform X1, with protein sequence MPEPTCPPNPRKVYKTPVRDPPGRPPPSLVPVAGGGTPSLHTMEPSPLSPSGAALPLPLSLAPPPLPLPAAAVVHVSFPEVTSALLESLNQQRLQGQLCDVSIRVQGREFRAHRAVLAASSPYFHDQVLLKGMTSISLPSVMDPGAFETVLASAYTGRLSMAAADIVNFLTVGSVLQMWHIVDKCTELLREGRASATTTTVTTAAATSVTVPGAGVPSGSGGTVAPATVSSVRSHASSRASENQSPSSSNYFSPRESTDFSSSSQEAFAASAVGSGERRTGGPVFPAPVVGSGGATSGKLLLEADELCDDGGDGRGAVVPGAGLRRPTYAPPSIVPQKHWVYVKRGGNCPASAPLAPQDPDLEEDEEEEDLVLTCEDDEDEELGGGSRVSAGGGPEATLSISDVRTLSEPPDKGEEQVNFCESSNDFGPYEGGGPGAGLDDSGGPTPSSYAPAHPPRPLLPLDMQGNQILVFPSSSSSSSSQPPGSQAEHGAVTLGGTPAGALGGPGGTGGTPGGTGSGDGNKIFLCHCGKAFSHKSMRDRHVNMHLNLRPFDCPVCNKKFKMKHHLTEHMKTHTGLKPYECSVCAKKFMWRDSFMRHRGHCERRHHLGGGGGAGPGPGGGPSGAALQPKRESPGGGGGGGSGDETSGATPPSSRCVWSPLSVHKVEMGFSGGGGAN encoded by the exons ATGCCAGAACCGACCTGTCCCCCCAACCCAAGAAAAGTGTACAAAACCCCAGTAAG agACCCCCCCGGccgccctcctccttcccttgttCCTGTGGCTGGGGGGGGTACCCCTTCCCTCCACACCATGgagccatctcctctgtctcccagcGGGGCAGCACTCCCCCTGCCTCTATCACTGGCCCCGCCACCACTGCCCCTGCCTGCAGCGGCGGTGGTACATGTGTCCTTCCCAGAGGTGACCAGTGCCCTCCTGGAGTCTCTCAATCAGCAGCGGCTGCAGGGCCAGCTCTGTGACGTGTCCATCCGGGTGCAGGGACGGGAGTTCCGGGCTCATCGTGCTGTCCTGGCTGCCTCTTCCCCTTACTTCCACGACCAGGTCCTACTCAAGGGCATGACTTCCATCTCGCTGCCCAGCGTCATGGACCCAGGAGCCTTTGAGACTGTCTTGGCTTCAGCTTACACTGGCCGCCTCAGCATGGCCGCTGCTGACATTGTTAACTTCCTCACAGTGGGGTCCGTGCTCCAAATGTGGCACATCGTGGATAAGTGCACTGAACTCCTCCGAGAGGGCCGGGCctcagccaccaccaccaccgtcacAACTGCTGCAGCCACGTCGGTCACTGTCCCCGGTGCTGGGGTGCCTTCCGGGAGTGGGGGCACGGTGGCCCCTGCCACTGTGAGCTCCGTGCGCTCCCATGCCTCGAGCCGGGCCAGTGAGAATCAATCCCCCAGCAGCAGCAACTACTTCAGCCCCCGGGAGTCCACTGATTTCTCATCTTCCTCCCAGGAGGCCTTTGCAGCTTCTGCAGTGGGCAGTGGGGAGCGCCGCACAGGCGGCCCTGTCTTCCCTGCCCCTGTGGTTGGCAGTGGGGGTGCTACCTCTGGCAAGCTGCTGCTGGAGGCAGATGAGCTGTGTGATGAcggtggggatgggaggggtgCGGTGGTCCCTGGGGCTGGGCTCCGCCGGCCCACCTATGCACCCCCCAGCATTGTGCCACAGAAACACTGGGTATATGTGAAGCGGGGTGGAAACTGCCCAGCATCGGCACCCCTGGCTCCACAAGACCCAGACCTGgaagaggatgaggaggaggaagacttGGTGTTGACCTGTGAGGATGACGAAGATGAAGAGCTGGGGGGTGGCTCCAGGGTTTCAGCAGGGGGAGGACCGGAGGCTACCCTTAGCATAAGTGATGTCCGGACCCTGTCTGAGCCTCCGGACAAGGGAGAGGAGCAGGTCAATTTCTGTGAGTCCTCCAATGACTTTGGTCCCTATGAAGGTGGGGGTCCTGGGGCAGGGCTTGATGATTCAGGGGGACCAACCCCTTCATCCTATGCTCCAGCACACCCTCCAAGGCCCCTGCTCCCACTGGACATGCAGGGCAACCAGATCCTAGTCTTCCCATcctcttcatcctcctcctcctcacagcCGCCAGGGAGCCAAGCTGAACACGGGGCGGTGACCCTGGGGGGCACACCAGCAGGGGCCCTGGGCGGGCCAGGTGGTACCGGCGGGACCCCTGGAGGGACAGGCAGTGGGGATGGAAATAAGATCTTTTTGTGCCACTGCGGAAAAGCCTTCTCCCACAAGAGCATGCGAGATCGCCATGTGAACATGCACCTCAACCTGCGGCCCTTTGACTGCCCCGTGTGCAACAAAAAGTTCAAGATGAAGCACCACCTGACGGAGCACATGAAGACGCACACGGGTCTCAAGCCCTACGAGTGCAGTGTCTGCGCCAAGAAGTTCATGTGGCGAGACAGCTTCATGCGCCACCGGGGACACTGTGAGCGCCGGCACCACTtaggcggcgggggcggggctggacCGGGCCCCGGGGGCGGGCCCAGCGGAGCggccttgcagcccaagagagagtcccccggcggcggcggcggcgggggcagcGGCGATGAGACGAGTGGGGCCACGCCCCCGTCCAGCCGATGCGTCTGGTCCCCGCTCAGTGTCCACAAGGTGGAAATGGGCTTCAGTGGGGGCGGCGGAGCAAACTGA
- the ZBTB22 gene encoding zinc finger and BTB domain-containing protein 22 isoform X3 — translation MEPSPLSPSGAALPLPLSLAPPPLPLPAAAVVHVSFPEVTSALLESLNQQRLQGQLCDVSIRVQGREFRAHRAVLAASSPYFHDQVLLKGMTSISLPSVMDPGAFETVLASAYTGRLSMAAADIVNFLTVGSVLQMWHIVDKCTELLREGRASATTTTVTTAAATSVTVPGAGVPSGSGGTVAPATVSSVRSHASSRASENQSPSSSNYFSPRESTDFSSSSQEAFAASAVGSGERRTGGPVFPAPVVGSGGATSGKLLLEADELCDDGGDGRGAVVPGAGLRRPTYAPPSIVPQKHWVYVKRGGNCPASAPLAPQDPDLEEDEEEEDLVLTCEDDEDEELGGGSRVSAGGGPEATLSISDVRTLSEPPDKGEEQVNFCESSNDFGPYEGGGPGAGLDDSGGPTPSSYAPAHPPRPLLPLDMQGNQILVFPSSSSSSSSQPPGSQAEHGAVTLGGTPAGALGGPGGTGGTPGGTGSGDGNKIFLCHCGKAFSHKSMRDRHVNMHLNLRPFDCPVCNKKFKMKHHLTEHMKTHTGLKPYECSVCAKKFMWRDSFMRHRGHCERRHHLGGGGGAGPGPGGGPSGAALQPKRESPGGGGGGGSGDETSGATPPSSRCVWSPLSVHKVEMGFSGGGGAN, via the coding sequence ATGgagccatctcctctgtctcccagcGGGGCAGCACTCCCCCTGCCTCTATCACTGGCCCCGCCACCACTGCCCCTGCCTGCAGCGGCGGTGGTACATGTGTCCTTCCCAGAGGTGACCAGTGCCCTCCTGGAGTCTCTCAATCAGCAGCGGCTGCAGGGCCAGCTCTGTGACGTGTCCATCCGGGTGCAGGGACGGGAGTTCCGGGCTCATCGTGCTGTCCTGGCTGCCTCTTCCCCTTACTTCCACGACCAGGTCCTACTCAAGGGCATGACTTCCATCTCGCTGCCCAGCGTCATGGACCCAGGAGCCTTTGAGACTGTCTTGGCTTCAGCTTACACTGGCCGCCTCAGCATGGCCGCTGCTGACATTGTTAACTTCCTCACAGTGGGGTCCGTGCTCCAAATGTGGCACATCGTGGATAAGTGCACTGAACTCCTCCGAGAGGGCCGGGCctcagccaccaccaccaccgtcacAACTGCTGCAGCCACGTCGGTCACTGTCCCCGGTGCTGGGGTGCCTTCCGGGAGTGGGGGCACGGTGGCCCCTGCCACTGTGAGCTCCGTGCGCTCCCATGCCTCGAGCCGGGCCAGTGAGAATCAATCCCCCAGCAGCAGCAACTACTTCAGCCCCCGGGAGTCCACTGATTTCTCATCTTCCTCCCAGGAGGCCTTTGCAGCTTCTGCAGTGGGCAGTGGGGAGCGCCGCACAGGCGGCCCTGTCTTCCCTGCCCCTGTGGTTGGCAGTGGGGGTGCTACCTCTGGCAAGCTGCTGCTGGAGGCAGATGAGCTGTGTGATGAcggtggggatgggaggggtgCGGTGGTCCCTGGGGCTGGGCTCCGCCGGCCCACCTATGCACCCCCCAGCATTGTGCCACAGAAACACTGGGTATATGTGAAGCGGGGTGGAAACTGCCCAGCATCGGCACCCCTGGCTCCACAAGACCCAGACCTGgaagaggatgaggaggaggaagacttGGTGTTGACCTGTGAGGATGACGAAGATGAAGAGCTGGGGGGTGGCTCCAGGGTTTCAGCAGGGGGAGGACCGGAGGCTACCCTTAGCATAAGTGATGTCCGGACCCTGTCTGAGCCTCCGGACAAGGGAGAGGAGCAGGTCAATTTCTGTGAGTCCTCCAATGACTTTGGTCCCTATGAAGGTGGGGGTCCTGGGGCAGGGCTTGATGATTCAGGGGGACCAACCCCTTCATCCTATGCTCCAGCACACCCTCCAAGGCCCCTGCTCCCACTGGACATGCAGGGCAACCAGATCCTAGTCTTCCCATcctcttcatcctcctcctcctcacagcCGCCAGGGAGCCAAGCTGAACACGGGGCGGTGACCCTGGGGGGCACACCAGCAGGGGCCCTGGGCGGGCCAGGTGGTACCGGCGGGACCCCTGGAGGGACAGGCAGTGGGGATGGAAATAAGATCTTTTTGTGCCACTGCGGAAAAGCCTTCTCCCACAAGAGCATGCGAGATCGCCATGTGAACATGCACCTCAACCTGCGGCCCTTTGACTGCCCCGTGTGCAACAAAAAGTTCAAGATGAAGCACCACCTGACGGAGCACATGAAGACGCACACGGGTCTCAAGCCCTACGAGTGCAGTGTCTGCGCCAAGAAGTTCATGTGGCGAGACAGCTTCATGCGCCACCGGGGACACTGTGAGCGCCGGCACCACTtaggcggcgggggcggggctggacCGGGCCCCGGGGGCGGGCCCAGCGGAGCggccttgcagcccaagagagagtcccccggcggcggcggcggcgggggcagcGGCGATGAGACGAGTGGGGCCACGCCCCCGTCCAGCCGATGCGTCTGGTCCCCGCTCAGTGTCCACAAGGTGGAAATGGGCTTCAGTGGGGGCGGCGGAGCAAACTGA